AGAAACAGCACGTATTATTAATGTGTTAACCTCGCATGGCAGCTATTTTCAACGTGTGCTTTATGCTTAGAGATGGGAAGAATGAAGAGGTTGTGCAAAGGACTCAATTTGTATGAATGACGCAGACAGAAGGGCCTTTTGATTTGTATCTTTATGCTAGCTTTTAGCAACTCCATACTGCAACTCTGCATGTGTTATTGAAGAAATCCCAAATTCATGAACTGGATACTGCTCAAATTTTCTCAATACCTTCTTTGGCTTTTCATTTATGACGTATATGCAAATATTTGTATCCAGAAGGTATTTCATTTGAACATCGGCTCTCGCTTTTGATTTTCCACGGGTTGATTTCGCTCGATTTTAAAATCTTTTGCGAAATGGTTCAGGCTGTCAAAAAGAGTATTCCATGACTTTTCTTTGGGTAACAGGATAATCATATCACCTTGTTTTTTAATATATACTTCGCTGCCTGTAATTCTAAATTCCTTTGGCAATCTGACTGCCTGGCTTTGCCCATTCTTAAAC
This portion of the Syntrophales bacterium genome encodes:
- the vapB gene encoding type II toxin-antitoxin system VapB family antitoxin, which translates into the protein MKTAKLFKNGQSQAVRLPKEFRITGSEVYIKKQGDMIILLPKEKSWNTLFDSLNHFAKDFKIERNQPVENQKREPMFK